From the Arthrobacter sp. PM3 genome, one window contains:
- a CDS encoding DivIVA domain-containing protein, with protein MDIQRQIPASFDRVQRNQYGYNAKQVDDFLQRARVSFEAPSSAARAIKSADVRAVSFDPVKGGYSAAHVDAVLDRLEDALARLERDELVAERGEEAWLREIGRLAGVLRGRLHRPDGQRFRRPSKPKARSYNTTDVDDLCHELIGYLEEDQPLSVDNVRRAVFRPAVGKDGYEESQVDAFLERAVELMAAID; from the coding sequence GTGGACATTCAACGGCAGATACCGGCGTCTTTTGACCGCGTGCAGCGGAACCAGTATGGCTACAACGCCAAACAGGTCGACGATTTCCTGCAGCGCGCACGGGTGTCGTTCGAGGCTCCGTCCTCGGCCGCACGCGCCATCAAGAGCGCCGATGTCCGCGCCGTCTCCTTCGACCCCGTCAAGGGCGGCTACTCCGCGGCCCACGTCGACGCCGTGCTGGACCGGCTCGAAGACGCCCTTGCCCGGCTCGAGCGCGACGAGCTCGTGGCCGAACGCGGCGAGGAAGCCTGGCTGCGCGAAATCGGCCGACTCGCGGGTGTCCTGCGCGGGCGCCTGCACCGCCCCGACGGCCAGCGCTTCCGCCGCCCGTCCAAGCCGAAGGCCCGCAGCTACAACACCACCGACGTCGACGACCTCTGCCACGAGCTGATCGGCTACCTCGAAGAGGACCAGCCGCTGAGCGTGGACAACGTCCGGCGCGCAGTGTTCCGCCCCGCCGTGGGCAAGGACGGCTACGAGGAAAGCCAGGTCGACGCGTTCCTGGAACGCGCCGTGGAACTCATGGCGGCCATCGACTGA
- a CDS encoding cation acetate symporter, translating to MNPVVGVTAIAAVSLATAVIGFYGLRVSRTTGDFYVASRTVKPWWNASAIGGEYLSAASFLGVAGLILLSGTDALWYPVGYTAGYLMLLLFVAAPLRRSGAYTIPDFTEARLDSRAVRRITSLVVVLVGWLYIVPQLHGAALAIRITTGLPAWVGPVAVVAVVCITVVSGGMRSITFVQAFQYWLKVTALAVPVVFMLLVLGGSGLSPAAAPAANPTALGPSGPYQTISLLVALLFGTLGLPHVLVRFYTNPDGQSARRTTLIVLGLLSVFYLLPTAYGMLGRVYAPDLAQSGQADALVLLLPGRVVGGTAGELLSALVAAGAFGAFLSTTSGLVVSLAGVISQDVFGGSVRGFRLAALVSALVPLGIASMTESLALAGSVGLVFAFTASTICPVLLLGIWWRGLTDAGAIAGMVTGGVLCGSAMVAGSVLGAAQTPSWLAQPAAWTVPAAFAIMVLVSRATRGRVPRRITRLMMRLHTPERPLATER from the coding sequence ATGAACCCGGTCGTCGGCGTGACCGCCATCGCCGCCGTCTCGCTCGCCACAGCCGTCATCGGCTTCTACGGCCTGCGGGTCTCACGGACCACCGGGGACTTCTACGTGGCGTCCCGGACGGTCAAGCCCTGGTGGAACGCGTCGGCGATCGGCGGCGAATACCTCTCGGCTGCAAGCTTCCTCGGCGTCGCAGGGCTCATCCTGCTCTCCGGCACCGATGCCCTGTGGTACCCGGTAGGCTACACCGCCGGGTACCTGATGCTCCTGTTATTCGTCGCCGCTCCCCTGCGCCGCTCGGGCGCCTACACAATCCCGGATTTCACCGAGGCGCGGCTCGATTCGCGGGCGGTCCGCCGCATCACGAGCCTGGTGGTGGTGCTCGTGGGCTGGCTCTATATTGTCCCGCAGCTCCACGGCGCCGCCCTGGCCATCCGGATCACCACCGGCCTTCCGGCGTGGGTGGGCCCGGTGGCGGTGGTCGCCGTCGTCTGCATCACCGTGGTATCCGGCGGGATGCGCTCCATCACGTTCGTCCAGGCGTTCCAGTACTGGCTCAAGGTGACCGCGCTGGCGGTCCCGGTCGTGTTCATGCTCCTTGTGCTGGGCGGCAGCGGCCTCTCTCCTGCCGCGGCTCCGGCGGCCAATCCGACGGCGCTGGGTCCGTCGGGACCGTATCAGACCATTTCGCTGCTCGTCGCCCTGCTGTTCGGAACCCTCGGGCTGCCACACGTCCTGGTCCGGTTCTACACCAATCCGGACGGGCAGTCGGCCCGCCGGACCACCCTCATTGTTTTGGGCCTGCTCTCGGTCTTCTACCTGCTCCCCACGGCGTACGGCATGCTCGGCCGGGTGTACGCCCCGGACCTGGCGCAGAGCGGCCAGGCCGATGCCCTGGTGCTGCTGCTGCCCGGCCGGGTGGTCGGCGGGACGGCCGGTGAGCTGCTGTCGGCGCTGGTGGCGGCCGGGGCGTTCGGGGCGTTCCTGTCGACGACGTCGGGCCTGGTGGTCTCGCTGGCGGGCGTGATCAGCCAGGACGTATTCGGCGGCAGTGTGCGGGGCTTCCGGCTGGCCGCGCTCGTCTCTGCGCTGGTCCCGCTGGGGATCGCGTCCATGACCGAGTCCCTGGCGCTGGCCGGCAGCGTGGGGCTCGTGTTTGCGTTCACCGCGTCCACGATCTGCCCCGTCCTGCTGCTGGGCATCTGGTGGCGGGGGCTGACGGATGCCGGGGCGATCGCCGGCATGGTGACCGGCGGGGTGCTCTGCGGCAGTGCGATGGTGGCCGGTTCCGTGCTCGGGGCGGCCCAGACGCCGTCGTGGCTGGCGCAGCCGGCTGCCTGGACGGTCCCGGCCGCGTTCGCCATCATGGTTTTGGTTTCGCGGGCAACCCGGGGCCGGGTGCCGCGGAGGATAACGCGGCTCATGATGCGCCTGCACACCCCGGAGCGGCCGCTCGCGACCGAACGCTGA
- a CDS encoding LytTR family DNA-binding domain-containing protein gives MINVLVADDELPAVEELAFLLGKDDRIGAIHRASSGAEALRALAAEDVDAVFLDIHMPALSGLDIARAISRSAHPPAVVFVTADEDCALEAFELAAVDYLLKPVRAERLAKSVGRICELLKDGAPAPEMITVDLGGTTKMIRREDVTYVQAQGDYARLHTADASYLIRVPLADLEQQWADAGFLRIHRSYLIALNHVGHMKLAAARPSVTVTGAELPISRRHLPSVREKLGATRIRPQA, from the coding sequence ATGATTAACGTCCTCGTCGCCGACGACGAGCTCCCCGCCGTTGAGGAACTGGCCTTCCTGCTCGGCAAGGATGACCGGATCGGCGCCATCCACCGGGCCTCCTCCGGCGCCGAGGCCCTGCGGGCCCTGGCGGCCGAAGACGTCGACGCCGTCTTCCTCGACATCCACATGCCGGCGTTGTCCGGGCTGGACATTGCCCGGGCCATTTCCCGCAGCGCCCACCCGCCCGCCGTCGTCTTCGTGACCGCCGACGAGGACTGCGCGCTGGAGGCCTTCGAACTCGCGGCGGTGGACTACCTCCTGAAGCCGGTCCGGGCCGAGCGGCTGGCGAAATCGGTCGGGCGCATCTGCGAACTGCTCAAGGACGGCGCCCCCGCGCCGGAGATGATCACCGTGGACCTGGGCGGGACCACGAAGATGATCCGGCGGGAGGACGTCACCTACGTCCAGGCACAGGGCGACTATGCCAGGCTCCACACCGCGGATGCGAGCTACCTCATCAGGGTCCCGCTGGCCGACCTCGAACAGCAATGGGCAGACGCCGGGTTCCTGCGCATCCACCGCTCCTACCTGATCGCGCTGAACCACGTGGGCCACATGAAACTCGCCGCGGCGCGGCCCAGCGTCACCGTGACGGGGGCCGAACTGCCCATCAGCCGCCGGCACCTGCCCTCCGTGCGGGAGAAACTCGGCGCCACCCGGATCCGGCCGCAGGCATGA
- a CDS encoding sensor histidine kinase, whose protein sequence is MPDSPLFTAAAVAVIAMAIAVVVALGLKVLRSFRDLGTDAERATYTTLHAASRAGQYLRTGLNPAGAAKASRQLRSLLGCDALAITDTTGVLAWDGAGEELKPALMGLASKVLDGGHLAVIPAGELQLLAAGGDGGTLAPGVERAVVIAPIKAGSRVAGVVAAFAPAAGAGLVRATGEVADWVATQVELAELDASRTLLMEAEVRALRAQISPHFIYNSLNAIASFINTDPVRARELVVEFADFTRYSFRRHGDFTTLAEELRCIDRYLLLERARFGDRVQVSLRIAPEVLSTVIPFLSLQPLVENAVRHGLEAKEGPGHISITANDSGAFAEVTIEDDGVGMDPEQLRSVLAGHSDGDHVGLRNVDARLRQVYGDDNGLVIETAPGEGTLITMRVPKSQPRHDA, encoded by the coding sequence ATGCCGGACTCTCCCCTGTTCACCGCTGCCGCCGTCGCGGTGATCGCCATGGCGATCGCGGTGGTCGTCGCCCTTGGACTGAAGGTCCTGCGCTCCTTCCGCGACCTTGGTACGGACGCGGAGCGGGCCACCTACACGACGCTGCATGCCGCGTCCCGTGCCGGACAATATCTGCGGACGGGCCTGAACCCGGCCGGAGCCGCCAAGGCCAGCCGGCAGCTGCGCAGCCTGCTGGGCTGTGACGCGTTGGCCATCACCGACACCACGGGGGTCCTGGCCTGGGACGGCGCCGGCGAGGAACTCAAGCCTGCGCTCATGGGGCTCGCGTCGAAAGTGCTCGACGGCGGCCACCTCGCCGTGATTCCGGCGGGCGAACTTCAGCTGCTGGCAGCCGGCGGTGACGGCGGGACGCTGGCGCCCGGCGTCGAACGCGCCGTCGTGATCGCCCCGATCAAGGCCGGGTCCCGGGTGGCGGGGGTGGTGGCGGCGTTCGCACCGGCCGCCGGCGCCGGACTGGTCCGGGCCACCGGCGAAGTGGCCGACTGGGTGGCCACCCAGGTGGAACTGGCCGAGCTCGATGCCTCCCGCACCCTCCTGATGGAGGCCGAAGTCCGTGCCCTGCGCGCCCAGATCAGCCCGCACTTCATTTACAACTCGCTCAACGCGATCGCCTCCTTCATCAACACGGACCCGGTGCGCGCCCGGGAGCTTGTGGTGGAGTTCGCCGACTTCACCCGCTACTCCTTCCGCCGGCACGGCGATTTCACCACCCTGGCCGAAGAGCTGCGCTGCATCGACCGGTACCTGCTCCTGGAGCGGGCCCGGTTCGGGGACCGCGTCCAGGTGAGCCTGCGGATCGCCCCGGAGGTCCTCAGCACCGTGATTCCGTTCCTCAGCCTGCAGCCGCTGGTGGAAAACGCGGTGCGGCACGGGCTCGAGGCCAAGGAGGGGCCGGGCCATATCTCCATCACGGCCAATGACTCCGGCGCCTTCGCGGAGGTGACAATCGAGGACGACGGCGTGGGCATGGACCCGGAACAGCTCCGGTCCGTGCTGGCCGGGCACAGCGACGGCGATCACGTCGGGCTGCGCAACGTCGATGCCCGGCTGCGGCAGGTGTACGGCGACGACAACGGCCTCGTGATCGAGACGGCACCCGGCGAGGGGACCCTGATCACGATGCGTGTCCCGAAGTCCCAACCCCGGCATGACGCCTGA
- a CDS encoding DUF485 domain-containing protein: protein MGHDAQETDAAAAVDFTEVQATKQFRELRKRHRSFVFPMSIAFLLWYFAYVLLAAYAVDFMSTKVWGNINIGLILGLLQFVSTFAITGWYVSYSNRRLDPIAAEIRHGIEGHEFDKHGNSVGGTTK, encoded by the coding sequence ATGGGTCACGACGCCCAAGAAACGGACGCAGCAGCGGCCGTGGACTTCACGGAAGTCCAAGCGACGAAGCAGTTCAGGGAACTGCGCAAACGTCACCGCAGCTTCGTCTTCCCGATGTCCATTGCCTTCCTGCTGTGGTACTTCGCCTATGTCCTGCTGGCCGCATATGCGGTGGACTTCATGTCGACCAAGGTCTGGGGCAACATCAACATCGGCCTGATCCTGGGCCTGCTGCAGTTCGTCTCCACGTTCGCGATCACGGGCTGGTACGTCAGCTACTCGAACCGCAGGCTTGACCCCATCGCTGCCGAGATCCGCCACGGCATCGAGGGCCACGAATTCGACAAGCACGGCAATTCGGTCGGAGGGACCACCAAATGA
- a CDS encoding cation acetate symporter, whose translation MTLMVPAVNVAALKDTTLLNMGIFALFVAVTMVIVFRASRNNKTAADYYAAGRSFTGSQNGTAIAGDYLSAASFLGITGAIAINGYDGFMYSIGFLVAWLVALLLVAELLRNTGKFTMADVLSFRLRQRPVRIAAAVSTLAVCFFYLLAQMAGAGSLISLLLGISDWGGQALVIIVVGALMIMYVLIGGMKGTTWVQIIKAMLLIAGAAVMTFWVLALYGFNLSDLLGGAVETSKNPNILNPGLQYGKTETSKLDFLSLGLALVLGTAALPHVLMRFYTVPTAKEARKSVVWSIWLIGIFYLFTLVLGYGAAALVGADTIKAAPGGVNSAAPLLAFHLGGPLLLGFISAVAFATILAVVAGLTITAAASFAHDIYASVIAKGKADASTEVKVARRTVVVIGLLAIAGGIFANGQNVAFLVALAFAVAASANLPTILYSLFWRRFTTRGALWSMYGGLSAAILLIALSPVVSGAKTSMIPGANFAVFPLSNPGIVSIPLAFFLGWLGTVLDKRKEDPAKQAEMEVRSLTGVGAEKATSH comes from the coding sequence ATGACACTCATGGTTCCCGCGGTCAACGTCGCCGCCCTCAAGGACACCACCCTGCTGAACATGGGCATCTTCGCGCTGTTCGTGGCGGTCACCATGGTGATCGTCTTCCGTGCCAGCCGCAACAACAAGACGGCGGCAGACTACTACGCCGCCGGACGGTCCTTCACGGGCTCGCAAAACGGAACGGCCATCGCCGGCGACTACCTCTCCGCCGCGTCGTTCCTGGGCATCACCGGCGCGATCGCCATCAACGGCTACGACGGCTTCATGTACTCCATTGGCTTCCTTGTGGCGTGGCTTGTCGCCCTGCTGCTGGTGGCCGAACTGCTCCGCAACACGGGCAAGTTCACCATGGCCGACGTCCTGTCCTTCCGGCTCCGGCAGCGCCCGGTGCGCATCGCGGCGGCCGTTTCCACGCTCGCCGTCTGCTTCTTCTACCTGTTGGCCCAGATGGCCGGTGCCGGCAGTCTCATTTCGTTGCTCCTGGGCATCAGCGACTGGGGCGGGCAGGCCCTGGTGATCATCGTCGTCGGCGCGCTGATGATCATGTACGTCCTGATCGGCGGCATGAAGGGCACCACCTGGGTGCAGATCATCAAGGCCATGCTGCTGATCGCCGGCGCTGCCGTCATGACCTTCTGGGTCCTCGCGCTCTACGGCTTCAACCTCTCCGACCTGCTGGGCGGCGCGGTGGAAACGTCCAAGAACCCGAACATCCTGAACCCCGGCCTGCAGTACGGCAAGACTGAGACCTCCAAACTGGACTTCCTCTCCCTTGGCCTCGCCCTTGTGCTCGGCACCGCAGCCCTGCCGCACGTGCTCATGCGCTTCTACACGGTTCCCACCGCCAAGGAAGCCCGCAAGTCCGTCGTCTGGTCCATCTGGCTGATCGGCATCTTCTACCTGTTCACCCTGGTCCTGGGCTACGGCGCCGCGGCCCTGGTGGGTGCCGACACCATCAAGGCTGCACCGGGCGGGGTCAACTCGGCCGCGCCGCTGCTCGCCTTCCACCTTGGCGGGCCGCTGCTGCTGGGCTTCATCTCGGCGGTGGCCTTCGCAACAATCCTGGCCGTCGTCGCGGGCCTCACCATTACGGCGGCGGCATCCTTCGCCCACGACATCTACGCCAGTGTGATCGCCAAAGGCAAGGCTGACGCCAGCACCGAGGTCAAGGTGGCCCGCCGCACCGTCGTAGTGATCGGCCTGCTCGCGATCGCCGGCGGCATCTTCGCCAACGGCCAGAACGTCGCGTTCCTCGTCGCACTCGCCTTCGCCGTCGCGGCCTCGGCCAACCTTCCGACCATCCTCTACTCGCTGTTCTGGCGCCGCTTCACCACCCGGGGAGCCCTGTGGAGCATGTACGGCGGGCTGTCCGCGGCCATCCTCCTGATCGCGCTCTCCCCGGTAGTGTCCGGGGCCAAGACATCGATGATCCCCGGCGCCAACTTCGCCGTGTTCCCGCTGAGCAACCCGGGCATCGTCTCCATCCCGCTCGCGTTCTTCCTCGGCTGGCTGGGAACGGTCCTGGATAAGCGGAAGGAAGATCCCGCCAAGCAGGCCGAGATGGAAGTCCGTTCCCTGACCGGTGTCGGTGCCGAAAAGGCCACCAGCCACTAA